In the Danaus plexippus chromosome 4, MEX_DaPlex, whole genome shotgun sequence genome, one interval contains:
- the LOC116768645 gene encoding myophilin, whose protein sequence is MPARNKEQEEEVLNWISAVLGEPLPKGAYEDILKDGVILCKLINKLAPGSVKKIQERGTNFQLMENIQRFQAAIKKYGVPEEEIFQTADLFERRNIPQVTLCLYSLGRITQKHPEYNGPQLGPKMAEKNERSFTEEQLRAHNAELNLQMGYNKGASQSGHGGFGNTRHM, encoded by the exons atgcct gcCAGAAACAAGGAACAGGAGGAAGAAGTTCTAAACTGGATCAGTGCTGTTCTTGGGGAACCGCTTCCTAAAGGCGCGTATGAAGACATCTTGAAAGATGGAGTCATTCTGTGCAAGCTTATCAATAAATTGGCACCCGGATCAGTTAAAAAGATCCAGGAAAGGGGAACCAACTTTCAACTTATGGAAAACATTCAAAG gtTTCAAGCAGCTATTAAAAAGTACGGAGTTCCAGAGGAGGAAATATTCCAGACAGCCGATCTTTTCGAGAGACGTAACATTCCTCAAGTCACCTTGTGCTTATACTCTCTCGGTAGAATA ACACAGAAGCATCCCGAATATAACGGTCCTCAATTAGGACCTAAGATGGCGGAGAAGAATGAAAGATCTTTCACAGAAGAACAACTTCGGGCTCACAACGCTGAATTAAACCTACAAATGGGTTACAACAAGGGGGCGTCCCAATCGGGCCATGGTGGTTTTGGCAACACTCGTCATATGTAA
- the LOC116768528 gene encoding uncharacterized protein LOC116768528 produces the protein MSSRPPATGARTKKQNHANIPCPIEDCARFTYGKLPDHLTKIHGITGAERDALNEQQRKRFFNGELCQVRFLKESAIRDLWGSDYEDPRIRAKIHQSYSLVKIRIIPLAATQRARPLTEQDANVLTAYNARTAPRPARVQRTRARPRPYTVPQASPVESQVSSECSEEENARNSLPPSPPPSSPSLPPSPAPYELQPVETRLRDNIFDSKIDAGYKAVIDDMKKTMTMGRTLGTRKRKAYRTYRRYAKRLIAYLHRQHSPLAYDVDVLLCGERQVCAFLERISTEHKTKTLRNYIVAAIKLLDSRLFAIETDPSSKEKVASMTRVYEALHGRLNDCDRLLAQKDSAAQKETTPFDNDAIDQNFTESYDDLV, from the coding sequence ATGAGCTCGCGTCCGCCAGCAACCGGCGCACgcacaaaaaaacaaaaccatGCAAACATTCCTTGTCCTATCGAGGACTGTGCCCGGTTTACGTACGGAAAACTACCTGACCATCTCACCAAAATCCATGGAATCACTGGAGCTGAAAGAGATGCGCTAAATGAACAACAAAGAAAGAGATTCTTCAACGGGGAACTTTGTCAAGTCAGATTCTTAAAGGAATCAGCTATACGGGACCTGTGGGGCTCCGATTACGAAGATCCAAGAATTCGTGCGAAAATTCATCAAAGCTACTCCCTCgtcaaaataagaataattccGCTGGCTGCCACTCAACGTGCTCGTCCACTAACTGAGCAAGATGCTAATGTTCTCACGGCATATAACGCCAGAACTGCTCCTCGACCAGCTCGAGTACAGAGAACCAGGGCTCGTCCTCGACCGTATACGGTCCCACAGGCCAGTCCCGTGGAAAGCCAAGTATCGAGTGAATGTAGCGAGGAGGAAAATGCTCGTAATTCACTACCCCCATCACCGCCACCATCTTCACCATCACTGCCACCATCACCAGCTCCATACGAATTGCAACCAGTCGAAACACGACTCCGAGATAACATATTCGATTCCAAAATCGATGCGGGCTATAAAGCTGTAATTGATGACATGAAGAAGACTATGACTATGGGTAGAACTCTAGGCACGCGGAAGCGCAAGGCGTATCGTACCTACCGGCGTTATGCCAAACGATTAATTGCGTATCTTCATAGACAGCATTCACCGCTTGCTTATGATGTCGATGTCCTACTATGCGGCGAGAGACAAGTGTGCGCATTCTTAGAACGCATAAGCACTGAACATAAAACGAAGACGTTGCGCAATTACATCGTGGCTGCTATCAAATTACTGGATTCACGGCTCTTCGCTATCGAAACGGACCCATCGAGCAAGGAGAAGGTGGCGTCCATGACCCGAGTGTATGAAGCTCTTCACGGAAGACTCAACGATTGTGATCGACTCCTAGCACAAAAGGATTCAGCTGCACAGAAAGAAACAACACCCTTCGACAACGACGCTATTGATCAAAATTTTACCGAAAGTTACGACGATCTAGTTTAA
- the LOC116768643 gene encoding circadian clock-controlled protein daywake-like → MKIQLFLVTVVIHCSLAEYYKSKPSFINTCMKSDPDFDDCSRDAVQQLFNALGPGLPEIDLPPIDPLNIPKLRILQGEGPVNINAALDNVVVTGFGKTEVLHSQVDGKSYDFYTKVRVPKIRIEGTYDLKGKILLIPLVGRGLCWFEPSNMTIDIVSDVKMYEKGGFPFFNVTQVHVKYNIGGLKLHMGNLFDGISSLEDSTNAYLNANWKPVSESLRPILSKTIEDILLGFMQRIFHNLPANFMIGDLKTNLLKRNTDKEVND, encoded by the exons atgaagatCCAATTGTTTTTGGTGACAGTTGTGATACATTGTTCGTTGgctgaatattataaatcaaagc cAAGCTTCATAAACACTTGTATGAAAAGTGATCCAGATTTTGACGACTGTTCAAGGGACGCGGTACAACAGCTTTTCAACGCGTTAGGACcag GGCTGCCAGAAATAGACTTGCCGCCAATAGATCctttaaatattccaaaacTGAGGATATTGCAAGGCGAAGGGCCGGTTAACATAAATGCGGCGCTCGACAATGTTGTAGTAACAGGTTTTGGTAAAACAGAAGTGCTACATAGCCA agTCGACGGTAAATCTTACGATTTTTATACTAAAGTTCGGGTTCCAAAGATAAGAATTGAAGGCACCTACGAtcttaaaggaaaaatattattaataccatTAGTTGGTCGTGGTTTGTGTTGGTTTGAGCCAA gtAACATGACAATAGATATTGTAAGCGATGTTAAGATGTACGAAAAAGGTGGTTTTCCATTCTTCAATGTAACGCAAGtgcatgtaaaatataatattggagGTCTAAAGTTACATATGGGTAACTTGTTCGACGGAATATCGTCACTTG aggATAGCACAAACGCGTATTTAAACGCTAATTGGAAGCCAGTATCTGAATCGTTGAGACCGATATTATCGAAAACCATTGAAGATATCCTTCTTGGATTTATGCAACGAATATTTCACAATTTACCAGCTAACTTCATGATTGgagatttaaaaactaatttattgaaaaggaACACAGACAAAGAAGTGAACGACTAG